From Alteromonas australica, one genomic window encodes:
- a CDS encoding homocysteine S-methyltransferase family protein, giving the protein MSLQSISNKKRALLTQAAEKRILILDGAMGTMIQEHKLEEEDYCGTQFADWHCDVKGNNDLLAITQPDIIYNIHCAYFEAGADIIETNTFNATTIAMADYDMQAYSRDINIAAAKVARKAADAYTEKTPDKPRFVAGVLGPTNRTASISPDVNDPGKRNVTFDELVEAYSESTEALIEGGVDLIMLETIFDTLNAKAAAYAVDSVFEKLNVTLPVMVSGTITDASGRTLSGQTAEAFYYSMRHVAPFSFGLNCALGPDLLRQYVDEIAGVSECLVSAHPNAGLPNEFGEYDMEGEEMAAHIKEWAESGLVNIVGGCCGSTPKHIADIANAVAGIKPRAVPNIAPKMRLSGLEPFVH; this is encoded by the coding sequence GTGAGCTTACAATCTATCTCAAACAAGAAACGAGCTTTGTTAACGCAAGCAGCAGAAAAACGAATCCTTATTCTCGATGGTGCTATGGGTACCATGATTCAAGAGCATAAACTTGAAGAAGAAGACTATTGCGGAACACAATTTGCCGACTGGCATTGTGACGTGAAAGGTAACAATGATTTACTCGCAATCACTCAGCCCGACATTATTTACAACATACACTGTGCGTATTTTGAGGCGGGTGCCGACATTATTGAAACCAATACCTTTAACGCCACCACTATCGCTATGGCAGATTACGATATGCAAGCGTATTCACGTGATATTAATATTGCTGCTGCAAAAGTGGCGCGTAAAGCGGCTGACGCGTATACCGAGAAAACACCAGATAAACCACGTTTTGTTGCAGGCGTGCTTGGCCCAACTAACCGCACCGCGTCTATTTCGCCAGATGTAAACGACCCAGGCAAACGTAACGTCACGTTTGATGAATTAGTGGAGGCCTATAGTGAATCCACAGAGGCCTTAATTGAAGGTGGGGTCGACCTTATCATGCTTGAAACCATCTTTGATACGCTGAATGCGAAGGCAGCTGCCTATGCAGTAGATAGTGTATTTGAAAAGCTGAATGTCACCTTACCTGTCATGGTGTCAGGCACCATTACAGATGCATCAGGTCGAACTTTGTCGGGTCAAACTGCAGAAGCCTTTTATTATTCTATGCGACATGTAGCGCCCTTTTCCTTCGGACTAAACTGTGCTTTAGGGCCGGATTTATTGCGCCAATATGTAGACGAAATTGCTGGCGTTAGTGAGTGCTTAGTGTCGGCTCACCCGAATGCAGGTCTTCCAAACGAGTTTGGTGAATACGATATGGAAGGGGAAGAAATGGCCGCGCATATTAAAGAGTGGGCGGAATCTGGCCTAGTGAACATTGTGGGGGGCTGTTGTGGCAGCACACCAAAACATATTGCAGATATCGCCAACGCCGTTGCAGGTATAAAACCCCGAGCCGTGCCCAATATTGCGCCCAAAATGCGCCTATCAGGCCTTGAGCCATTCGTACACTAG
- the metH gene encoding methionine synthase: protein MSAEFSTFINIGERTNVTGSARFKRLILEGDYEVALDVARQQVENGAQIIDINMDEAMLDSKQAMVTFLNLIASEPDISRVPIMIDSSKWEVIEAGLKCVQGKAIVNSISLKEGEESFLAQAKKIKRYGAATVVMAFDEKGQADTQARKIEICQRSYRLLTEDIGFPPEDIIFDPNIFAVATGIEEHDNYAVDFIEATRVIRQTCPHSHISGGLSNISFSFRGNNPVREAMHSVFLYHAIRAGMDMAIVNAGQLEVYDEIPAELRDAVEDVILNRRSDSTERLLDIAPNYQGDGKAAAKEDLSWREQDVNKRLEHALVKGITDFIIDDTEEARQKAERPLHVIEGPLMDGMNVVGDLFGEGKMFLPQVVKSARVMKKAVAHLQPYIEAEKSDDAKSNGKILLATVKGDVHDIGKNIVGVVLQCNNFEVIDLGVMVPAAKILQVAKDENVDMIGLSGLITPSLDEMVHVAKEMERQGYEIPLLIGGATTSKAHTAVKIEQNYHSPVAYVPNASRAVGVCQKLLNKGSRDIYAKELAAEYDKVREQHARKKPRSKPVTLAQARDNAYQPDFSVLPVAPNKLGVTPVTASLSVLRHYIDWTPFFLTWSLAGKYPRILEDEVVGEQAQSLFADANAMLDTIIADNSLEAKGVIGLFPANRVGDDIEIYANEERGEIKAVGHHLRQQTLKDKFANYCLSDFVAPKSSGIRDYVGAFAVTGGIGEDELANQFIQAGDDYNGIMVKAVADRLAEAFAEYLHERVRKEYWGYAKDEDLSNEELIREKYQGIRPAPGYAACPEHTEKQVIWDLLDAEKHTGMKLTESYAMWPGASVSGWYFAHPESKYFAVAKIQSDQVEDYASRKGWTLEEAEKWLSPNLSD from the coding sequence GTGAGCGCAGAATTTTCAACCTTTATTAATATTGGTGAGCGAACCAATGTGACCGGTTCAGCTCGATTTAAACGGTTAATTTTAGAAGGCGACTATGAAGTTGCTTTAGATGTCGCACGCCAGCAAGTAGAAAACGGTGCACAAATCATCGATATTAATATGGATGAGGCAATGCTCGATTCGAAGCAAGCCATGGTCACCTTCTTAAACCTCATTGCTTCTGAGCCGGATATTAGCCGTGTTCCTATTATGATTGACTCTTCGAAGTGGGAAGTCATTGAGGCGGGATTAAAATGCGTGCAGGGCAAAGCTATTGTCAACTCCATTAGTTTAAAAGAAGGTGAAGAAAGTTTCTTAGCACAGGCCAAGAAAATTAAACGATATGGCGCTGCAACAGTAGTCATGGCGTTTGATGAAAAAGGGCAAGCCGACACCCAAGCCCGTAAAATTGAAATTTGCCAACGCAGTTACAGGCTGCTTACAGAAGACATTGGCTTTCCACCTGAGGACATTATCTTCGACCCCAATATCTTTGCTGTGGCTACAGGTATAGAAGAACATGATAATTACGCAGTAGACTTTATTGAAGCCACACGTGTCATTCGCCAAACCTGTCCCCATTCTCACATTTCTGGTGGGCTATCGAATATTTCCTTCTCATTTAGAGGCAATAACCCTGTTCGAGAAGCCATGCATTCAGTATTTCTCTACCATGCCATTCGTGCAGGTATGGATATGGCTATTGTGAATGCGGGCCAATTGGAAGTTTATGATGAAATTCCAGCTGAGTTACGCGATGCGGTAGAAGACGTGATACTCAATCGAAGAAGCGACTCTACTGAAAGATTGCTTGATATTGCCCCTAATTATCAAGGTGACGGAAAAGCCGCTGCGAAAGAAGATTTAAGCTGGCGCGAACAGGATGTAAACAAACGTTTAGAGCATGCGTTAGTTAAAGGTATTACCGACTTTATTATTGATGATACCGAAGAGGCACGACAAAAAGCCGAGCGACCATTGCATGTTATTGAAGGGCCGTTGATGGACGGCATGAACGTGGTGGGTGACTTATTCGGTGAAGGTAAGATGTTTTTGCCGCAGGTGGTGAAATCAGCCCGTGTGATGAAAAAGGCCGTGGCTCATTTACAGCCCTACATTGAGGCAGAAAAATCAGATGACGCTAAAAGCAACGGCAAAATATTGCTAGCAACGGTAAAAGGGGATGTTCACGATATTGGCAAAAATATAGTGGGCGTGGTACTTCAGTGTAATAACTTTGAAGTGATCGATCTTGGCGTCATGGTCCCTGCGGCAAAAATTTTACAGGTTGCCAAAGACGAAAATGTCGACATGATAGGCCTTTCAGGGTTAATCACGCCTTCCCTCGATGAAATGGTGCATGTAGCGAAAGAAATGGAACGCCAAGGGTATGAAATTCCCCTGTTAATTGGTGGGGCTACCACCTCAAAAGCCCATACTGCGGTGAAAATCGAGCAGAACTATCATTCGCCAGTGGCTTATGTACCTAATGCCAGCCGCGCGGTAGGGGTCTGTCAAAAGCTATTGAATAAAGGCTCTCGTGATATTTACGCGAAAGAATTGGCTGCGGAATACGACAAAGTTCGGGAGCAGCACGCACGGAAAAAACCACGGAGTAAGCCGGTGACGTTAGCGCAGGCACGTGACAATGCCTATCAGCCCGATTTCTCAGTGCTGCCCGTTGCGCCTAACAAGCTAGGGGTAACACCTGTAACGGCGTCCCTATCGGTACTTAGGCACTATATTGACTGGACGCCTTTCTTCTTAACATGGTCATTGGCAGGCAAGTATCCTCGCATATTAGAAGACGAGGTTGTGGGCGAACAAGCACAGTCGTTATTTGCCGATGCTAACGCGATGCTCGATACTATTATTGCAGACAATAGCTTAGAAGCAAAAGGTGTGATAGGCCTATTTCCAGCAAACCGTGTAGGCGACGATATCGAGATTTATGCCAATGAGGAACGCGGTGAAATCAAAGCTGTGGGGCACCACCTTCGTCAGCAAACCCTTAAAGATAAGTTTGCCAATTATTGCTTAAGTGATTTTGTTGCACCTAAGTCCTCAGGTATTCGTGATTATGTGGGCGCATTTGCGGTCACGGGCGGCATTGGCGAAGACGAACTCGCGAACCAGTTTATACAAGCCGGTGACGACTACAACGGTATTATGGTAAAAGCGGTGGCCGATCGGTTGGCAGAAGCCTTTGCTGAATATCTTCATGAACGTGTTCGCAAAGAATACTGGGGGTATGCAAAGGATGAAGACTTATCTAATGAAGAGCTTATTAGAGAAAAGTATCAAGGCATACGTCCTGCGCCAGGCTATGCTGCGTGTCCAGAGCATACTGAAAAGCAAGTT
- the metA gene encoding homoserine O-acetyltransferase MetA, protein MPIRIPDQLPAQDVLLGENIFTMESDRAANQDIRPLEVGILNLMPNKIETEVQLLRLLSNTPLQINVDLIRIDNQAPKNTPQSHMDAFYHDFSQVADKKYDGLIVTGAPLALLNYEDVNYWASMTTILEWAQRHVNSTLYLCWAAHAAMYHFHGVMRELKKEKFSGVFEHQVLDPNNELLRGFDPTFFAPHSRYGHIDTSVYNSIDGLNVVASSQEVGAYVVASEDKRMVFVTGHPEYDPDTLKDEYLRDLQSGQTPKVPANYFQHDNPNEPPMVRWRSHGSLLFTNWLNYFVYQTTPYDLNQLAEKPQPKR, encoded by the coding sequence ATGCCAATTCGTATTCCCGATCAACTGCCCGCTCAGGATGTGTTGCTGGGCGAAAACATTTTCACGATGGAGAGTGACAGGGCTGCAAACCAAGATATTCGCCCCCTTGAGGTAGGTATCTTGAATCTGATGCCGAATAAAATTGAAACCGAAGTGCAATTACTTCGACTGCTTTCAAATACGCCTTTGCAAATCAACGTTGATTTGATTCGAATTGATAACCAAGCCCCTAAGAATACGCCTCAATCGCACATGGATGCGTTCTACCATGACTTTTCACAAGTTGCAGATAAAAAGTATGATGGGCTTATTGTGACAGGCGCACCTCTTGCACTTTTAAACTACGAAGACGTTAACTATTGGGCGTCTATGACCACCATTTTGGAATGGGCGCAACGTCATGTTAACTCAACCTTGTATCTTTGTTGGGCAGCACACGCCGCCATGTATCATTTTCATGGGGTGATGAGGGAGCTTAAAAAAGAAAAGTTCTCTGGGGTATTTGAACATCAAGTGTTAGATCCCAATAATGAATTACTCAGAGGTTTCGACCCCACGTTTTTTGCACCGCACTCTCGTTACGGGCATATCGACACGTCAGTTTATAACAGTATTGATGGGTTAAACGTGGTGGCTTCATCTCAAGAAGTGGGGGCATACGTTGTGGCCTCTGAAGATAAGCGTATGGTATTTGTGACCGGGCATCCCGAGTACGACCCAGATACGTTGAAGGATGAGTACCTAAGAGACTTACAATCAGGGCAAACGCCGAAAGTGCCTGCGAACTATTTTCAACACGATAACCCGAATGAGCCGCCAATGGTTCGTTGGCGTTCTCACGGCAGCCTTTTATTTACAAATTGGTTAAACTATTTTGTTTATCAAACCACACCGTACGATTTAAATCAGCTTGCTGAAAAACCACAGCCAAAGAGGTAA